The Anaerobaca lacustris genome includes the window CAGAGCTTCCCGCTCGTGCTGCAATCGCAAGGCTACGACACCGCCTACGTCGGCAAGTGGCACATGGGCGAGGAGAACGACGAGCCGCGTCCCGGCTTCAACTGGTTCGTCACGCACAAGGGCCAGGGCAAGTACTTCGACACGGAATTCAACTTCAACGGCCGGCGCCGCGAGGTGGTCGAGGGCTACTACACCCACGTCGTGACCGACATGGCCGAGGAATGGCTCAGCCGCTCGCGCGACGACAAGCCGTGGCTGCTCATGATCGGCCACAAGGCGCCCCACAGCTTCTACTACCCCGAGCCAAAATACGAACACGCTTTCGACGATGTGCGCATCCCGTATCCCGAAACCGCTTTCATGCTCGACGACAAGCCCGCCTGGATCAAGGACCGGCTGCGCACCTGGCACGGCATCTACGGCCCCCTGTTCGATTGGCGCAAGGAGTTCCCCGACGACCGCCCCGAGGCCGTCAAGGACTTCGAGGCGATGACCCGCGCCTATTGGGGCACGCTGATCAGCGTCGACGACAGCGTGGGCCGGCTTTACAGATTGCTCGAGGAGCGCGGCGAACTGGACAATACCGTGTTCGTCTTCATGTCGGACAACGGCATTCTCAACGGCGAGCACGGCATGGTGGACAAGCGGACGATGCACGAGCCGAGCATCCGCGTGCCGCTGGTGGTTCGCTATCCCGGTTTGACGCCGCCGGAGAAGCCCAAGGTGATCGAAGAGCAAGTGCTCACCACGGACATGGCCCCGAGCATCCTGGAGTTGTGCGGCGCGCCGCCGCTGAAGGACATCCACGGCCGCTCCTGGGTCCGACTCGTCCAGCGGGGCGACCGCGGCTGGCGCAAGAGCTGGTTCTATCACTACAACTACGAGAAGCAGTTTCCTTACACGCCCAACGTTCGCGGCGTGCGGACCGATACGTGGAAGTACGTCCATTATCCGCACGGCGACGGCAGCCCCGACCGGCACATGGCCGAACTCTACAACATCGAGTTCGATCCGGAGGAACGTTACAACCTGATCGGCAATCCGAAATACGCCGGCGTGGTCAAGGAGTTGAAGGCCGAGCTGGCCCGCACGATGAAGCAGGCCGGCCTGACACAGGCGACGGACAAGATGCCCCTCGACGAGGGCATCAAATCCGAGCTGCCGGAAGAGTCGATTCGCTGATCGCCCTCCACGGCAACATCGTGACTTGCAGGAGATTCTTATGCGGACGTCTCATCATTGGATTCTGGTGTTTCTGGCACTGGTGTGTGCCGTCGGTTCGGTGCGAGCGAAGGCCGCCGAGAAGCCCCGCGTGATCGTCTCGACCGACATCGGAGGCAGCGACCCCGACGACTTTCAGTCGATGGTCCACTACCTCGTCTACGCCGACCGGTTCGACACCGAGGGACTGATCAGCTCGCCGCCGCACGCCGGCCGGGCCAAGCACATCCTCGAAGCCCTCGAAGCCTACGAGCATGACTACTCCAACCTGCGTACCTGGTCGGCCGAGTACCCTTCGCCTCAAGCCTTGCGAGCGACTGTGCGCCAAGGCGCGATCGATCCGCAGGCCGGCGACGTCCCGCCTGAGACAATCAGCGACGGCGCGAAACTCATCATCGAGCGCGCCCGCGACGACG containing:
- a CDS encoding sulfatase family protein, whose protein sequence is MQQHERQELDCTPLSRRSFMRGSLAFGAAPSLLAAGATARARRRDRRPNVLFILTDDQRSDAIGLGGSRRLKTPHIDRLGREGIHFKNTFCTTSLCSPSRATILSGLYAHAHGVVNNFTEYPTDLQSFPLVLQSQGYDTAYVGKWHMGEENDEPRPGFNWFVTHKGQGKYFDTEFNFNGRRREVVEGYYTHVVTDMAEEWLSRSRDDKPWLLMIGHKAPHSFYYPEPKYEHAFDDVRIPYPETAFMLDDKPAWIKDRLRTWHGIYGPLFDWRKEFPDDRPEAVKDFEAMTRAYWGTLISVDDSVGRLYRLLEERGELDNTVFVFMSDNGILNGEHGMVDKRTMHEPSIRVPLVVRYPGLTPPEKPKVIEEQVLTTDMAPSILELCGAPPLKDIHGRSWVRLVQRGDRGWRKSWFYHYNYEKQFPYTPNVRGVRTDTWKYVHYPHGDGSPDRHMAELYNIEFDPEERYNLIGNPKYAGVVKELKAELARTMKQAGLTQATDKMPLDEGIKSELPEESIR